A stretch of the Mycobacterium shigaense genome encodes the following:
- a CDS encoding TetR/AcrR family transcriptional regulator: MTGSERRHQLIGIARSLFAERGYDGTSIEEIAQRANVSKPVVYEHFGGKEGLYAVVVDREMSALLDGITSSLTNNRSRVRVERVALALLTYVEERTDGFRIMIRDSPASISSGTYSSLLNDAVNQVASILAGDFARRGLDPDLAPLYAQALVGSVSMTAQWWLDTREPKKEVVAAHLVNLMWNGLTHLEADPRLQDE, from the coding sequence ATGACGGGCAGCGAGCGCCGGCACCAGCTGATCGGCATCGCGCGCTCGCTGTTCGCCGAACGTGGCTACGACGGCACCTCCATCGAGGAGATCGCTCAGCGGGCCAACGTGTCCAAGCCCGTCGTCTACGAGCATTTCGGCGGCAAGGAGGGCCTGTACGCCGTGGTCGTCGACCGCGAGATGTCGGCGCTGCTGGACGGGATCACCTCGTCGCTGACCAACAACCGATCCCGGGTGCGCGTTGAGCGGGTCGCCCTGGCGCTGCTCACCTACGTCGAAGAGCGCACCGACGGCTTCCGGATCATGATCCGCGACTCGCCGGCCTCGATCAGCTCCGGCACCTATTCCAGCCTGCTCAATGACGCCGTCAACCAGGTCGCCTCCATCCTGGCCGGCGATTTCGCCCGCCGCGGCCTGGACCCGGACCTGGCGCCGCTGTACGCGCAGGCGCTGGTGGGTTCGGTGTCGATGACGGCGCAGTGGTGGCTGGACACCCGGGAGCCGAAGAAAGAGGTGGTCGCCGCCCACCTGGTCAACCTGATGTGGAACGGCCTGACCCACCTGGAAGCAGATCCGCGGTTGCAGGACGAATAG
- the lysA gene encoding diaminopimelate decarboxylase, whose translation MTLLDLLPSMGRVTTGRLDPAIWPVTTQSDEEGRLYVGGVALTDIADEFHTPTYVVDETDFRRRARRYRKTLRGVEVVYAGKSLLTTAVARWASEEGLGIDVCSSGELAVALAGGVRPARIVMHGNAKSPEELREALRVGVGRVVVDSCIEIAYLAGLARQRQAVLIRVTPDIDIHGHRAITTGISDQKFGLTLHGDRAEVAVQRVLAHPILDLVGLHCHIGSQVTDAALYGEAIRRIIAAMADIRARHGVILTELNLGGGHAIPYVPGDRELDLDELARVIEDALDEACAAEHFPRPAIVIEPGRAISGRAGVTLYRVCSIKAQPGGRTFVAVDGGMSDNPRVSLYGAQYSVALANRHPLGLKQRVTIAGRHCEAGDEIARDIELPADLHPGDLLAVACTGAYHHSMASNYNMVCRPPVVAVRHCRARELVRRETIADVLARDRG comes from the coding sequence ATGACATTGCTTGACCTGCTCCCGTCCATGGGCCGGGTGACGACCGGGCGGCTGGATCCCGCGATCTGGCCTGTCACTACGCAATCCGACGAGGAGGGGCGCCTGTACGTCGGCGGCGTGGCGCTGACGGACATCGCCGACGAGTTCCATACCCCCACCTATGTCGTCGACGAAACCGACTTCCGGCGGCGCGCCCGTCGCTACCGCAAGACGTTGCGCGGCGTCGAGGTGGTCTATGCCGGAAAGTCGCTGCTGACGACGGCGGTGGCGCGCTGGGCGAGCGAGGAGGGACTGGGCATCGACGTCTGCTCGTCCGGTGAGCTGGCCGTCGCCCTGGCCGGCGGCGTGCGGCCCGCGCGCATCGTCATGCACGGCAACGCGAAGTCGCCCGAGGAGCTGCGTGAGGCGCTGCGGGTCGGAGTCGGGCGCGTCGTCGTGGATTCCTGCATCGAGATCGCCTACCTCGCGGGCCTGGCGCGGCAGCGCCAGGCGGTGTTGATCCGGGTGACACCCGACATCGACATTCACGGGCACCGCGCGATCACCACCGGAATCAGCGACCAGAAATTCGGCCTCACGCTGCACGGCGACCGCGCCGAAGTCGCGGTCCAGCGGGTGCTGGCGCATCCGATCCTGGACCTGGTCGGGCTGCACTGTCATATCGGCTCGCAGGTCACCGACGCCGCCCTGTACGGCGAGGCCATCCGCCGGATAATCGCGGCCATGGCCGACATCCGGGCCCGGCACGGCGTGATCCTGACCGAGCTAAACCTCGGCGGCGGCCACGCGATCCCCTACGTTCCCGGCGATCGTGAGCTGGACCTCGACGAGCTGGCCCGGGTCATCGAGGATGCGCTGGACGAGGCCTGCGCGGCCGAGCACTTCCCGCGGCCGGCGATTGTGATCGAACCGGGCCGCGCGATCAGCGGCCGGGCCGGCGTCACGCTGTATCGGGTGTGCTCTATCAAGGCGCAACCGGGTGGCCGGACCTTCGTCGCGGTAGACGGCGGCATGAGCGACAACCCGCGGGTGTCGCTGTATGGCGCGCAATACAGCGTCGCGCTGGCGAACCGGCACCCGCTGGGCCTCAAACAGCGCGTCACGATCGCCGGCCGGCACTGCGAGGCGGGCGACGAGATCGCCCGCGACATCGAGCTGCCCGCCGACCTGCATCCCGGCGACCTGCTGGCCGTCGCGTGCACCGGCGCCTACCACCACAGCATGGCGTCGAACTACAACATGGTCTGCCGGCCGCCGGTGGTGGCGGTCCGGCATTGCCGGGCCCGCGAGCTGGTCCGCCGCGAAACCATCGCCGACGTGCTGGCTCGCGACCGCGGTTAG
- the eno gene encoding phosphopyruvate hydratase translates to MPIIEQVGAREILDSRGNPTVEVEIALSDATFARAAVPSGASTGEHEAVELRDGGARYGGKGVQKAVEAVLDEIGPAVIGLNADDQRLVDQALVDLDGTPDKSRLGANAILGVSLAVAKAAADSAELPLFRYLGGPNAHILPVPMMNILNGGAHADTGVDVQEFMVAPIGAPSFREALRWGAEVYHSLKSVLKKQGLSTGLGDEGGFAPDVAGTKAALDLILSAIEATGFKTGTDVALALDVAATEFFTEGTGYSFEKETRSAEQMSEFYAGLLDTYPLVSIEDPLSEDDWDGWVALTSAIGDRVQIVGDDLFVTNPERLEDGIERGAGNALLVKVNQIGTLTETLDAVALAHHSGYRTMMSHRSGETEDTTIADLAVAVGSGQIKTGAPARSERVAKYNQLLRIEEALGDAARYAGDLAFPRYSPEAK, encoded by the coding sequence GTGCCGATTATCGAGCAGGTCGGGGCCCGCGAGATACTCGATTCCCGCGGCAACCCGACCGTTGAGGTCGAGATCGCCCTGAGCGACGCAACGTTTGCCCGCGCGGCGGTGCCGTCGGGCGCCTCGACCGGGGAGCACGAGGCCGTCGAGCTGCGCGACGGTGGGGCGCGCTACGGCGGCAAGGGCGTGCAGAAGGCCGTGGAGGCGGTGCTCGACGAGATCGGCCCGGCCGTGATCGGCCTCAATGCCGACGACCAGCGGCTGGTCGATCAGGCGCTGGTGGATCTCGACGGCACCCCGGACAAGTCCCGGCTCGGCGCAAACGCCATCCTCGGCGTCTCGCTGGCCGTGGCCAAGGCCGCCGCCGATTCGGCGGAGCTGCCGCTGTTCCGCTACCTCGGCGGGCCCAACGCGCACATCCTGCCGGTGCCGATGATGAACATCCTCAACGGCGGCGCCCATGCCGACACCGGGGTGGACGTCCAGGAGTTCATGGTCGCGCCGATCGGTGCGCCGAGCTTCCGGGAGGCGCTGCGCTGGGGCGCCGAGGTCTACCACTCGCTGAAGTCGGTGCTCAAGAAGCAAGGGCTGAGCACCGGGCTGGGCGACGAGGGCGGGTTCGCGCCCGACGTCGCGGGCACCAAGGCGGCGCTGGATCTGATCCTGTCGGCGATCGAGGCGACGGGCTTCAAGACGGGCACGGATGTGGCCCTGGCGCTCGATGTGGCTGCGACCGAATTCTTCACCGAGGGAACGGGTTACAGCTTCGAGAAGGAGACCCGCAGCGCCGAGCAGATGTCCGAGTTCTACGCCGGGCTGCTCGACACCTACCCGCTGGTTTCCATCGAGGACCCGCTGTCCGAGGACGACTGGGACGGGTGGGTGGCGCTGACGTCGGCCATCGGTGATCGCGTCCAGATCGTCGGTGACGACCTGTTCGTCACCAATCCGGAGCGTCTGGAGGACGGCATCGAACGCGGCGCCGGCAACGCGCTGCTGGTCAAGGTGAACCAAATCGGCACGCTCACCGAGACGCTCGACGCCGTCGCGCTGGCCCACCACAGCGGGTACCGCACGATGATGAGCCACCGCAGCGGTGAGACCGAAGACACCACGATCGCCGACCTGGCGGTCGCCGTCGGCAGCGGGCAGATCAAGACCGGCGCGCCGGCCCGCAGCGAGCGCGTCGCGAAATACAACCAGCTGCTGCGGATCGAGGAGGCGCTCGGCGACGCGGCCCGCTACGCCGGTGACCTGGCGTTCCCGCGCTACTCGCCGGAGGCCAAATAG
- a CDS encoding lytic transglycosylase domain-containing protein — MSPRRWLRAAAVIGATAMLMASSCTWQLSLFIPDGVPPPAGDPVPAVNTHASGRPADQLRDWALQRSAVLEIPVIALEAYAYAARVAEVENPKCHIAWTTLAGIGQVESHHGTYRGATLAPNGDVSPPIRGVRLDGTSGNLRIVDTAADDSDGEPVVTRAMGPMQFIPETWRLYGVDAHNDGHVSPDNIDDAALAAAGYLCWRGKDLATPRGWITALRAYNNSGVYARAVRDWATAYAAGRPL, encoded by the coding sequence GTGTCGCCGAGGCGCTGGTTGCGCGCGGCCGCCGTGATCGGCGCGACCGCGATGCTGATGGCCTCCAGCTGCACCTGGCAACTCAGCCTGTTCATTCCCGACGGCGTGCCGCCCCCCGCGGGGGACCCGGTGCCCGCGGTCAACACGCACGCCAGCGGGCGGCCCGCGGACCAGTTGCGGGACTGGGCCCTACAGCGCTCCGCGGTCCTGGAAATCCCGGTGATCGCCCTCGAGGCCTACGCCTATGCCGCCCGCGTCGCCGAAGTCGAGAACCCGAAGTGCCATATCGCCTGGACCACGCTGGCCGGCATCGGTCAGGTCGAAAGCCACCACGGCACCTACCGGGGCGCGACGCTGGCGCCCAACGGGGATGTGAGCCCGCCCATCCGGGGTGTTCGCCTGGACGGCACCAGCGGCAATTTGCGCATCGTCGACACCGCGGCCGACGACTCCGATGGCGAACCCGTCGTGACGCGTGCGATGGGACCGATGCAGTTCATTCCGGAGACGTGGCGGCTCTACGGTGTCGACGCGCACAACGACGGCCACGTCAGTCCGGACAACATCGACGATGCCGCGCTCGCCGCGGCCGGGTACTTGTGCTGGCGCGGAAAGGATCTCGCGACACCCCGCGGTTGGATCACCGCGCTGCGCGCCTACAACAACTCCGGCGTTTACGCGCGGGCGGTCCGGGACTGGGCGACCGCCTATGCGGCGGGTCGCCCGCTGTAG
- the mfd gene encoding transcription-repair coupling factor, producing MTAPGPALPQTPIAGLVDLALTAPTFQKLTATAAARPAELHLVGPASARLFVASALVGQGPLLVVTATGREADDLSAELRGVFGDAVAAFPSWETLPHERLSPGVDTVGTRLMVLRRLAHPDDARLGPPLRLVVTAARSLLQPMTPRLGLLEPVTLSVGAEVDFEVVVARLVELAYTRVDMVGRRGEFAVRGGILDVFPPTAEHPVRIEFWGDEVSEMRMFSVADQRSIPEIEVDTLVAVACRELLLTEDVRARAAELAVRHRAGEPAITGSVSDMLAKLAEGIPVDGMEALLPVLRPGDQALLTDQLADGTPVLLCDPEKIRTRAADLIKTGREFLEASWSVAAMGAEAPVDVEQLSGSGFAELDDVQAAATAAGHPWWTLSQLSDESAFELEVRAAPSARGHQHDIDGIFAMLRAHVATGGHAAIVAPGAGTAHRVVERLAESDTPAAMLESGAAGQGRLQKGIVGVLKGPLHDGVVIPGANLVVITETDLTGNRATSPEGKRLAAKRRNTVDPLALTAGDLVVHDQHGIGRFVEMTERTVGGARREYLVLEYSSAKRGSGGQNTDKLYVPMDSLDQLSRYVGGQAPALSKLGGSDWTNTKTKARRAVREIAGELVALYAKRQASPGHAFAPDTPWQAEMEDAFGYTETVDQLTAITEVKSDMEKPIPMDRVICGDVGYGKTEIAVRAAFKAVQDGKQVAVLVPTTLLADQHLQTFTDRMTGFPVAVKGLSRFTDPAESRAVIDGLADGSVDVVIGTHRLLQTGVRWKDLGLVVVDEEQRFGVEHKEHIKSLRTHVDVLTMSATPIPRTLEMSLAGIREMSTILTPPEERYPVLTYVGPHDDKQIAAALRRELLRDGQAFYVHNRVSSIDRAAARIRELVPEARVVVAHGQMPEERLERTVQGFWNREYDILVCTTIVETGLDISNANTLIVERADTFGLSQLHQLRGRVGRSRERGYAYFLYPPNTPLTETAYDRLATIAQNNELGAGMAVAMKDLEIRGAGNVLGVEQSGHVAGVGFDLYVRLVGEAVEAYRAAADGKTVTTPEEPKDVRIDLPVDAHLPPDYIASDRLRLEAYRRLAAAADDAAVEAVVEELTDRYGTLPEPAQRLVAVARLRLLCRDAGITEVSAPSASTVRLAPIALPDSAQVRLKRMYPAANYRATTSTVQVPIPRAGGVGAPRLRDFELVQMVANLVTALQGKPQQELGITSSSPAGTREERRAR from the coding sequence ATGACCGCACCGGGGCCAGCTCTTCCACAAACCCCGATCGCGGGGCTCGTCGACTTGGCGCTGACGGCGCCGACCTTCCAGAAACTCACCGCGACGGCGGCCGCCCGGCCCGCGGAGCTGCACCTGGTCGGCCCGGCCAGCGCCCGCCTGTTCGTCGCCAGCGCCTTGGTGGGGCAGGGCCCGTTGCTGGTCGTCACCGCGACCGGCCGGGAGGCCGACGATCTGAGCGCCGAGCTGCGCGGTGTCTTCGGGGATGCGGTCGCGGCCTTCCCGTCGTGGGAGACGCTGCCGCACGAACGCCTGTCGCCGGGGGTGGACACCGTCGGCACCCGCCTGATGGTGTTGCGCCGGCTGGCTCACCCCGACGACGCGCGGCTGGGCCCGCCGCTGCGGCTCGTGGTCACCGCCGCACGCTCGCTGCTGCAGCCGATGACGCCGCGGCTCGGCCTGCTGGAGCCGGTGACGCTGAGCGTCGGCGCCGAGGTCGACTTCGAGGTCGTCGTCGCGCGGCTGGTCGAGCTGGCCTACACCCGTGTCGACATGGTCGGGCGGCGCGGCGAATTCGCCGTGCGCGGCGGCATTCTCGACGTCTTCCCGCCGACCGCCGAGCACCCGGTCCGCATCGAGTTCTGGGGCGACGAGGTCAGCGAGATGCGGATGTTCTCCGTCGCCGATCAGCGGTCCATCCCCGAGATCGAGGTCGACACGCTGGTCGCGGTGGCCTGCCGCGAGCTGCTGCTGACCGAGGACGTGCGGGCGCGGGCGGCCGAGTTGGCCGTGCGGCATCGGGCGGGGGAGCCCGCTATCACCGGCAGCGTCTCCGACATGCTGGCCAAGCTGGCCGAGGGCATCCCGGTCGACGGCATGGAGGCGCTGCTCCCGGTGCTGCGGCCGGGCGACCAGGCGCTGCTGACCGATCAGCTGGCCGACGGCACGCCGGTGCTGCTGTGTGACCCGGAGAAGATCCGCACCCGGGCCGCCGACCTGATCAAGACGGGTCGCGAGTTCCTCGAGGCGTCGTGGTCGGTCGCGGCGATGGGCGCTGAAGCTCCGGTCGACGTCGAGCAGCTCAGCGGGTCGGGTTTCGCGGAACTCGACGACGTGCAGGCCGCGGCCACCGCCGCCGGCCATCCCTGGTGGACCCTGAGTCAGCTGTCCGATGAGTCGGCCTTCGAGCTGGAAGTGCGCGCGGCGCCGTCGGCCCGCGGGCACCAGCACGACATCGACGGCATCTTCGCCATGCTGCGCGCCCACGTCGCCACCGGCGGGCACGCCGCGATCGTCGCGCCCGGAGCCGGCACGGCCCACCGCGTGGTCGAGCGCCTGGCCGAGTCCGACACCCCGGCCGCCATGCTGGAGTCCGGCGCGGCAGGCCAAGGGCGGTTGCAAAAAGGGATAGTCGGGGTGCTCAAGGGACCGCTGCACGACGGCGTCGTCATACCGGGCGCCAACCTGGTGGTCATCACCGAGACCGACCTGACCGGCAACCGGGCGACCTCCCCGGAGGGCAAGCGGCTCGCGGCCAAGCGGCGCAACACCGTCGACCCGCTGGCGTTGACCGCCGGCGACCTGGTGGTGCACGATCAGCACGGCATCGGGCGATTCGTGGAGATGACGGAACGAACCGTAGGCGGCGCCCGGCGCGAGTATCTGGTGCTCGAATACTCGTCGGCAAAAAGGGGCAGCGGCGGCCAAAACACCGACAAGCTGTACGTCCCCATGGATTCGCTGGACCAACTGTCCCGGTATGTCGGCGGCCAGGCCCCCGCGCTGAGCAAGTTGGGAGGCAGCGACTGGACCAACACCAAGACGAAGGCCCGCCGCGCGGTCCGCGAGATCGCCGGCGAGTTGGTGGCGCTGTACGCCAAACGGCAGGCTAGTCCCGGCCACGCGTTCGCCCCGGACACGCCGTGGCAGGCCGAGATGGAGGACGCGTTCGGCTACACCGAGACCGTCGACCAGCTGACCGCGATCACCGAGGTCAAGTCGGACATGGAAAAGCCGATCCCGATGGACCGGGTGATCTGCGGCGACGTCGGCTACGGCAAGACCGAGATCGCGGTGCGCGCGGCGTTCAAGGCCGTCCAGGATGGTAAGCAGGTCGCGGTGCTGGTGCCCACCACGCTGCTGGCCGACCAGCATCTGCAGACCTTCACCGACCGGATGACCGGATTTCCGGTCGCCGTCAAGGGCCTGTCTCGGTTCACCGACCCGGCTGAGTCGCGCGCCGTGATCGACGGCCTGGCCGACGGTTCGGTCGACGTCGTGATCGGCACGCACCGGCTGCTGCAGACGGGCGTGCGGTGGAAGGACCTCGGCCTGGTCGTCGTCGACGAGGAGCAGCGGTTCGGCGTCGAGCACAAGGAGCACATCAAGTCGCTGCGCACCCACGTCGACGTGCTGACGATGAGCGCGACGCCCATCCCGCGCACGCTGGAGATGAGCCTGGCCGGCATCCGCGAGATGTCCACGATCCTGACGCCGCCCGAGGAGCGCTACCCCGTGCTGACCTACGTCGGGCCGCACGACGACAAGCAGATCGCCGCCGCACTGCGGCGCGAGCTGCTGCGCGACGGCCAGGCCTTCTACGTGCACAACCGGGTCAGCTCGATCGACCGGGCGGCGGCCCGGATCCGGGAGCTGGTGCCGGAGGCCCGCGTCGTCGTGGCGCATGGGCAGATGCCCGAGGAACGGCTGGAACGCACCGTGCAGGGGTTCTGGAACCGCGAGTACGACATCCTGGTGTGCACCACGATCGTCGAGACCGGGCTGGACATCTCCAACGCCAACACCCTGATCGTCGAGCGTGCCGACACCTTCGGGCTCTCGCAGCTGCACCAGCTGCGGGGAAGGGTCGGGCGCAGCCGCGAGCGCGGTTACGCCTACTTCCTCTACCCGCCGAACACGCCGTTGACCGAGACGGCCTACGACCGGTTGGCGACCATCGCCCAGAACAACGAGCTGGGCGCCGGCATGGCGGTGGCCATGAAGGACCTCGAGATCCGCGGCGCCGGCAACGTGCTGGGTGTCGAACAGTCCGGCCACGTCGCCGGGGTGGGTTTCGACCTGTACGTGCGCTTGGTGGGCGAGGCCGTCGAGGCATATCGGGCGGCCGCCGATGGTAAGACGGTGACCACCCCCGAGGAGCCTAAGGATGTGCGCATCGACCTGCCGGTGGACGCCCATCTGCCGCCGGACTACATCGCCAGTGACCGGCTGCGGCTAGAGGCGTACCGGCGGCTGGCGGCCGCGGCCGACGATGCCGCCGTCGAGGCCGTGGTCGAGGAGCTCACCGACCGCTACGGGACGCTGCCCGAACCCGCGCAGCGGCTGGTGGCGGTGGCGCGGCTGCGGCTGCTGTGCCGTGACGCCGGCATCACCGAGGTGTCGGCGCCCTCGGCGTCCACCGTGCGGCTGGCGCCGATCGCCCTGCCGGACTCCGCGCAGGTGCGGCTCAAGCGGATGTATCCGGCCGCGAACTATCGCGCGACCACGTCCACGGTGCAGGTGCCCATCCCGCGGGCCGGCGGTGTCGGCGCGCCCCGCCTGCGTGACTTCGAGCTGGTCCAGATGGTGGCGAATCTGGTGACGGCGCTGCAAGGGAAACCACAGCAAGAACTTGGTATAACGAGTTCGTCACCTGCAGGGACGAGGGAGGAGCGACGGGCGCGATGA
- a CDS encoding response regulator, whose amino-acid sequence MTRVLVIDDEPHILRALRINLSVRGYEVVTASTGAGALRAAAEHKPDVVILDLGLPDISGIEVLGGLRGWLSAPVIVLSARSDSSDKVEALDAGADDYVTKPFGMDEFLARLRAAVRRNAAASETDQPIVETDAFTVDLAAKKVTKDGAEIHLTPTEWGMLEVLVRNRGKLVGREELLKEVWGPAYATETHYLRVYLAQLRRKLEDDPSHPKHLLTESGMGYRFEA is encoded by the coding sequence ATGACTCGCGTCCTGGTGATCGACGACGAGCCGCACATCCTGCGCGCGTTACGCATCAACCTGTCCGTGCGCGGCTACGAGGTCGTCACCGCGTCGACCGGTGCCGGCGCGCTGCGCGCCGCCGCCGAGCACAAGCCCGACGTGGTGATTCTCGATCTCGGCCTGCCCGACATCTCCGGCATCGAGGTCCTGGGCGGGCTGCGCGGCTGGCTCTCGGCGCCGGTCATCGTGTTGTCGGCGCGCTCCGATTCGTCCGACAAGGTCGAGGCGTTGGACGCCGGCGCCGACGACTATGTCACGAAACCCTTTGGGATGGACGAGTTTCTGGCCCGGCTGCGCGCCGCGGTGCGGCGCAACGCCGCCGCATCGGAAACCGACCAGCCGATCGTCGAAACCGACGCGTTCACCGTCGACCTGGCCGCCAAGAAGGTGACCAAGGACGGCGCGGAGATCCACCTGACTCCCACCGAGTGGGGCATGCTCGAGGTGCTGGTCCGCAATCGCGGCAAGCTGGTTGGCCGCGAGGAACTCCTCAAAGAGGTGTGGGGGCCGGCATACGCCACCGAAACACATTATCTGCGCGTGTATCTGGCGCAGCTGCGGCGCAAGCTCGAAGATGATCCGTCGCACCCCAAGCACCTGCTGACCGAATCAGGCATGGGCTACCGCTTCGAGGCGTGA
- a CDS encoding FtsB family cell division protein: protein MPGKPDPKRRSPASRPGKAGDSGRRGRPAKSSRPVQTATNAGRSTTRSVAEHVVEPIKRQIAESAEQRADQRLGFTARRAAVLAAVICVLTLTIAGPVRTYFAQRTEMAQLDATEAALRRQIADLEQKKVKLADPAYIAAQARERLGFVKPGDIPFQVQLPPGAPGSAQPGGETPKPASNNPWYTSLWHTIADAPHLPPAPPAPAPADQPPSPALNPTGPGG from the coding sequence TTGCCCGGCAAGCCGGACCCGAAGCGCCGCTCCCCGGCATCGCGTCCGGGGAAGGCCGGCGATTCCGGTCGGCGTGGCCGACCTGCCAAGAGCTCCAGGCCGGTGCAGACCGCGACGAATGCCGGCCGTAGCACGACGCGGTCGGTGGCCGAGCATGTCGTCGAACCCATTAAACGGCAGATCGCCGAGTCCGCGGAGCAGCGGGCCGACCAACGGCTGGGCTTCACCGCGCGGCGCGCGGCGGTGCTGGCCGCGGTGATCTGCGTGCTGACGTTGACCATCGCCGGGCCGGTGCGCACGTACTTCGCGCAGCGTACCGAGATGGCTCAGCTCGATGCGACCGAGGCCGCGCTGCGCCGCCAGATCGCCGATCTCGAACAGAAGAAGGTCAAGCTCGCCGACCCCGCCTACATCGCGGCACAGGCCCGCGAGCGCTTGGGATTCGTCAAACCCGGCGACATTCCGTTCCAGGTTCAGCTTCCGCCGGGGGCGCCGGGGTCGGCGCAGCCGGGCGGCGAGACGCCGAAGCCGGCCAGCAACAATCCGTGGTACACCTCGCTGTGGCACACCATCGCCGACGCGCCGCACCTGCCGCCGGCGCCACCGGCACCCGCGCCCGCCGACCAGCCGCCGTCGCCCGCACTGAATCCCACCGGTCCCGGTGGTTGA
- a CDS encoding DUF501 domain-containing protein, with amino-acid sequence MVDRADLDAVERQLGREPRGVLEIAYRCPNGEPGVIKTAPKLPDGTPFPTLYYLTHPALTAAASRLETTGLMRDMTERLQQDAKVAAAYRQAHESYLAERDAIEPLGTTFSGGGMPDRVKCLHVLIAHSLAKGPGVNPFGDEALALLAAEPAMAPILEAGRW; translated from the coding sequence GTGGTTGATCGTGCCGACCTGGACGCGGTGGAGCGCCAGCTGGGACGGGAGCCGCGGGGCGTGCTCGAGATCGCATACCGGTGCCCCAACGGGGAACCCGGCGTGATCAAGACCGCGCCGAAACTTCCTGACGGCACGCCCTTTCCGACGCTGTACTACCTGACGCATCCGGCCTTGACCGCGGCCGCGAGCAGGCTCGAGACGACGGGACTGATGCGCGACATGACCGAGCGGCTGCAGCAGGACGCGAAGGTGGCCGCGGCCTATCGGCAGGCGCACGAGTCGTACCTGGCCGAGCGGGACGCGATCGAGCCGCTGGGGACCACGTTCTCCGGCGGCGGCATGCCGGATCGGGTCAAGTGCCTGCACGTGCTGATCGCGCATTCGCTGGCCAAGGGGCCCGGGGTGAATCCGTTCGGCGACGAGGCGCTGGCACTGCTGGCCGCCGAGCCGGCGATGGCGCCGATCCTGGAAGCCGGACGCTGGTGA
- a CDS encoding Ppx/GppA phosphatase family protein, whose translation MVSRLAAIDCGTNSIRLLIADVRDGQLRDVHREMRIVRLGQGVDATGEFALDAIARTRVALSDYAVLLKAHGVERLRMVATSATRDAANRDFFFAMTAEVLGAAVPGAVAEVITGDEEATLSFRGAVGELDRARGPFVVVDLGGGSTEIVLGGGPTGDGVVAAYSADIGCVRLTERCLHSDPPTAAEIAAAREVVRERLDAALAAVPVDQARTWVGLAGTMTTLSALAHRMTTYDAAALHLSRVADNDLLAVCEQLIGMTRAQRAALPPMHEGRVDVIGGGAIVVEELARELRARAGIDELTVSEHDILDGIVLSLAG comes from the coding sequence CTGGTGAGCCGGCTGGCCGCAATTGACTGTGGTACCAACTCGATTCGGTTGCTGATCGCCGACGTACGGGACGGGCAGCTGCGCGACGTCCACCGCGAGATGCGAATCGTGCGGCTGGGGCAGGGCGTCGATGCCACCGGCGAGTTCGCGCTCGATGCGATCGCCCGGACCCGGGTCGCGTTGTCCGACTACGCCGTCTTGCTGAAGGCGCACGGCGTCGAGCGGCTGCGGATGGTGGCCACCTCGGCGACCCGCGACGCCGCCAATCGCGATTTCTTTTTCGCGATGACGGCCGAGGTGCTGGGCGCGGCGGTCCCCGGCGCGGTTGCCGAGGTGATCACCGGCGACGAGGAGGCCACGCTGTCGTTCCGCGGAGCGGTAGGCGAATTAGATAGGGCCAGAGGTCCTTTCGTCGTCGTCGATTTAGGCGGGGGGTCGACCGAGATCGTGCTCGGCGGCGGCCCGACCGGCGACGGGGTGGTGGCCGCCTATTCGGCGGACATCGGCTGCGTCCGGCTGACCGAGCGCTGCCTGCACTCGGATCCGCCGACCGCCGCGGAAATCGCCGCGGCCCGTGAGGTGGTGCGCGAGCGCCTCGACGCCGCGCTGGCGGCCGTGCCCGTCGACCAGGCCCGGACCTGGGTGGGGTTGGCGGGCACGATGACGACGCTGTCCGCGCTGGCACACCGCATGACCACCTATGATGCTGCGGCCCTTCATCTTTCGCGGGTGGCCGACAACGACCTGCTGGCGGTGTGCGAGCAGTTGATCGGCATGACCCGCGCGCAGCGGGCCGCGCTGCCACCGATGCATGAGGGCCGGGTCGACGTGATCGGTGGCGGCGCGATCGTGGTCGAGGAGCTGGCGCGCGAGCTGCGCGCCCGCGCGGGCATCGACGAACTGACCGTCAGCGAGCACGACATCCTGGACGGCATCGTGCTGTCCCTCGCCGGGTAG